In Sorghum bicolor cultivar BTx623 chromosome 10, Sorghum_bicolor_NCBIv3, whole genome shotgun sequence, one genomic interval encodes:
- the LOC8066882 gene encoding expansin-A17 has product MASSSRAPAMMVVVAAVIMAAAHLASGSGYDSAAAAPFTKSDWQDGSATFYGQDSGLGADFGGACGYGANDILSLYSTRTAALSTPLFASGAGCGQCYELRCVSSRWCNPGSPSVVVTGTNLCPPNWNLPSDNGGWCNPPRRHFDMAPPSFLILAQRVAGIVPVQFRRVPCQRSGGVRFYVQGNYYWLLLYVMNVGGSGDVGDLAVKRAGEPDCNYVPASRNWGITYQVFAALGNSKGLVVRMTTYSLPRKIIVVDDAITAGWCTGLSYQGSNNFY; this is encoded by the exons ATGGCGTCGTCGTCCAGGGCTCCGGCGATGATGGTGGTCGTCGCGGCCGTGATCATGGCGGCGGCACACCTCGCGAGCGGCAGCGGCTATGACAGTGCTGCGGCGGCGCCTTTCACCAAGTCGGACTGGCAAGACGGCAGCGCCACCTTCTACGGCCAAGACTCCGGCCTTGGCGCAGACTTCG GCGGCGCGTGCGGCTACGGCGCCAACGACATCCTGTCGCTCTACTCGACGCGCACGGCGGCGCTGAGCACGCCGCTGTTCGCGAGCGGCGCCGGGTGCGGGCAGTGCTACGAGCTGCGGTGCGTCAGCTCCCGGTGGTGCAACCCGGGTTCGCCGTCCGTCGTCGTCACCGGCACCAACCTCTGCCCGCCCAACTGGAACCTCCCCAGCGACAACGGCGGCTGGTGCAACCCGCCGCGGAGGCACTTCGACATGGCGCCGCCGTCCTTCCTCATCCTCGCGCAGCGCGTGGCGGGCATCGTCCCCGTGCAGTTCCGCCGCGTCCCGTGCCAGCGCTCCGGCGGGGTCAGGTTCTACGTGCAGGGCAACTACTACTGGCTCCTGCTCTACGTCATGAACGTCGGCGGCAGCGGCGACGTCGGCGACCTCGCCGTCAAGAGGGCCGGCGAGCCGGACTGCAACTACGTGCCCGCGTCGCGCAACTGGGGCATCACGTACCAGGTGTTCGCCGCGCTCGGCAACAGCAAGGGCCTCGTCGTCAGGATGACCACCTACAGCTTGCCGCGGAAGATCATCGTCGTCGACGACGCCATCACCGCCGGGTGGTGCACTGGACTCTCCTACCAGGGATCCAACAACTTCTATTGA